The DNA segment TGTCCATCTGAACTAAGCCCAACATCAAGCGCTACTGACAAAATAGCCTCATTATTCAATAAAACCCTATTAATTGTAGATTCTTTAAATTCCTTAGAATAATGGTTATTTTTGCCTTGTCTAAGAATACCATATCCATGTTTATTTAGAAGTCTAACTAAATACTCCAATCTACGAAAATTTACTTTAAATTCTCGACCTAACTTTCTTAAAGATTCACCTTTTAATTTTCTTTCAAAAATCTCAATTAGCCATAAAAAAACTACCCCCTCCATCTTAGTTGTTTAAGATTTTGGGTGCAGTACAAAAGAGCCACTCATATGAGTAGCCCTTCTGTTTTTATTATTTTAGTTTAGAGGAAGAATTTGAATTTCAACTCTTCTGTTTTCAGCTCTTCCTTCAGGTGTAGAGTTTGTAGCTCTTGGATTTTTAATACCATGTCCAATAGCAGATACTCTATTGTATGATACACCTTGAGAAATTAGATAATCCTTAACACTGTTTGCTCTTCTTTGAGATAGATCAAGGTTGTATTCAGCACGTCCTGTGTTATCTGTATATCCATTTACTATTATTCTAGTTTCAGGATATTGAGTTAAAACAGTAGCTATAGAGTTAAGTGGTCCATAGAATGAAGAAGTTATATCTGCACTGTTAGTAGCAAAAGTTACACCTCCAGGTAGATATAGATTTAAGTTTTCCCCTTCTCTATTAACTTGAACATCGGTATTTTTTAATCTCTCTCTTAATTCCTGTTCCTGATGGTCTCTATAAGCTCCCCATCCAAGACCAGCTAATGCACCGATTCCTGCCCCAATTAATGTTCCTTTAGTGTCTTTTCCAATAAGCTGTCCTATAAGTGCTCCAGCAGCAGCTCCACCAGCTGTACCACTAGTTTTTTTATTTACAGAACCTGTTTCATCTACAAATGGAGATGAAGTACATCCTACTAGAGTCAGACCTAACAATAAACTGCATACAACTTTTTTTGTATTTTTCATAACAGCCTCCTTTATTTTAAAATAATTTTTAAAGCTTACCTATATTATATACTAAAAAAAATAAAATAGAAGAGAGAATTTTGAAACAGTGATTAAATACACCTTTGCGGGAACCTAATGTTTTCAAGGGTTATTTTATTATAGTAAAAATTTTTATAAAATTTTAAAAAAGTTGTTGACACAAAATCATATTGATGATATAATCATTTATGTCTTAAGAGAAAGACGTCGGAATATAGCGCAGTCCGGTAGCGCACCTGCCTTGGGAGCAGGGGGCCGCAAGTTCGATTCTTGCTATTCCGACCATTTAAATGCGGGAATAGCTCAGTTGGTAGAGCGTCAGCCTTCCAAGCTGAATGTCGCGAGTTCGACCCTCGTTTCCCGCTCCAAAATGTGTCTGTAGCTCAGCTGGATAGAGCAACGCCCTTCTAAGGCGTGGGCCAGGAGTTCGAATCTCTTCAGACACGCCATTATACTTATGGTGATCGTAGTTCAGTTGGTAGAGCGCCAGTTTGTGGCACTGGTTGTCGCGAGTTCGAGCCTCGTCGATCACCCCATACAATTTAATAGATGCGTCATTAGCTCAGTTGGTAGAGCACACGACTTTTAATCGTGTTGCCACAAGTTCAAATCTTGTATGACGCACCATTTCGTGCGAGGATGGCGGAATTGGCAGACGCGCTAGACTTAGGATCTAGTGTCCCAGACGTGAGAGTTCAAGTCTCTCTCTTCGCACCATTTTGATAGTAAAGAGATTCTAGAGAATCTCTTTTTTTTATTATATAAAGATGTAATAAAAGGAGATCAGATGAGGAATATCAAATTGACATATAGATATGATGGAAGTTTATTCTACGGTTTTCAAAGACAGCCTGATCAGCGTACTGTTCAGGGAGAGATAGAAAAACTTCTTGCAATACTGCTTAAAGAAAATATAAATATGACATCTTCTGGACGTACAGACAGAGGAGTTCACGCACTTATACAGGTTTCTAATTTTTTTACTGATTCAACCATTCCAGCCGAAAGATTAAGATATGCACTTAATAGAGGACTTCCCCAAGATATAGATATATTAGATGTAGAAGAAACAGATAAAGATTTTAATTCAAGATTTGATGCTAAAAGAAGAGGATATAGATATGTGATAAGTTGGGATAAAGATCCCTTCAAGTCAAGATATGAGACATATGTCCCAAAGGAAATA comes from the Fusobacterium sp. DD2 genome and includes:
- a CDS encoding OmpA family protein, whose product is MKNTKKVVCSLLLGLTLVGCTSSPFVDETGSVNKKTSGTAGGAAAGALIGQLIGKDTKGTLIGAGIGALAGLGWGAYRDHQEQELRERLKNTDVQVNREGENLNLYLPGGVTFATNSADITSSFYGPLNSIATVLTQYPETRIIVNGYTDNTGRAEYNLDLSQRRANSVKDYLISQGVSYNRVSAIGHGIKNPRATNSTPEGRAENRRVEIQILPLN
- the truA gene encoding tRNA pseudouridine(38-40) synthase TruA — its product is MRNIKLTYRYDGSLFYGFQRQPDQRTVQGEIEKLLAILLKENINMTSSGRTDRGVHALIQVSNFFTDSTIPAERLRYALNRGLPQDIDILDVEETDKDFNSRFDAKRRGYRYVISWDKDPFKSRYETYVPKEIDIRRFKDILKPLVGVHDFDNFRMSDCGSKTSVREIYSIEIIPLEEKRIAVDIMGNSFLKSQIRIIIGTALDIYFNVRPENYIEDMLLHPGKDFVKRVAQPNGLYLAKVDY